DNA from Gephyromycinifex aptenodytis:
CACGGCCGCGGACCTGGGCGCCGGGATGGCGGCCATCGTGGAACGCGAATGCGCCGCGGCTGGTGTTGCGATGCCTCGCATCTCCATCGAGCCCGGCCGGGCGATCGTCGGGTCGAGCACATTCACCCTCTACGAGGTCGGCACCGTCAAAGAGGTCGATCTCGATGGCGGGATGCGTCGGCGCTACGTCTCCGTGGACGGCGGCATGAGCGACAACGTCCGCACCGCGCTGTACGGGGCCGACTACTCATGCACGACCGTGAACCGGGAAAGCCAGGCCGGTCCGGCGCTGGCCCGGGTCGTGGGCAAGCACTGCGAAAGCGGCGACATCGTCGTCATGGACGAATACCTGCCTGCCGACCTGCACCCAGGCGATCTGCTGGCGGTGCCGGGCACCGGCGCCTACTGCCGGGCGCTGTCGAACCAGTACAACCACATTCCCCGCCCACCGGTGGTCGCGGTCCGAGACGGCAACGCTCGGGTGATCGTGCGTCGAGAGAGCGTGGAGGACATCCTCGCCCTCGACGTCGACTGATGTCCCGACAGGTCTCGATCCGCGCCGATCCTCCTCGCCCGGCCGGATCCAGCATCATGGGCGATGGACAGTCCCGTGATGCGGACCCGCGCCCGGCCGAAGGCGGCTTGGCGGGCAGGATAGAAAAGCCCTGGCGATTCGCGAACAGAGAGTGAAGGACTGGCAGTGAGCGCGATAGATGAAGGTAAGCCTCTGCGCGTCGCCCTGCTCGGGTGCGGTGTCGTCGGTACCTCGGTGGCCCGCCTCCTGACCTTGGGACGCGACGACTTCACGGCCCGGATCGGACGACCACTGGAGATCGTGGGGATCGCGGTGCGTCGCCTCGGACGTGACCGGAGCGAGACCGGGGTCGCTGAAGAGCTGTTCACCACCGACGCCGAAGAGCTGGTGACGCGCGCCGACATCGTCGTGGAGGTCATCGGCGGCATCGAGCCGGCCCGCAGCCTGATCCTGCGGGCGTTCGAGCACGGCGCAAGCGTCGTGACGGCTAATAAGGCGCTGCTGGCCGAAGACGGCCCCACCCTGTACGCGGCGGCCGAGAAGCACGGCGTCGACCTCTACTACGAAGCCTCGGTGGCCGGGGCCATCCCGTTGCTGCGCCCGCTGCGTGAGTCGCTGGCCGGCGACGACGTCACCCGAATCCTGGGCATCGTCAACGGCACGACGAACTACGTGCTGGACAAGATGGACTCCACCGGGCAGGGCTTCGACGAGGCCGTTCAGCAGGCGCAGGCGCTCGGTTACGCCGAGGCCGACCCCACTGCCGACGTGGAGGGATTCGACGCGGCAGCCAAGGCCGCGATCCTGGCCTCCCTGGCGTTCCACTCACGGGTGACCGCCGCCGACGTGCATCGCGAAGGCATCAGCGAAGTCACCGCGGCCGACGTGCGCGCCGCCGCCGACATGGATTGCGTGGTCAAGCTGCTGGCGATCTGCGAGCGTGTGCCCGGCGCCGACGGCCTGCCGGGGATTTCGGTGCGGGTGCACCCCGCGATGATCCCTCGCACGCACCCGCTGGCCGGAGTTCGTGAGGCCTTCAATGCCGTCTTCGTCGAGGCACGGGCTGCCGGGTCGTTGATGTTCTACGGCCCCGGCGCGGGCGGGGACCCGACGGCCTCAGCGGTCCTGGGCGACATCGTCGCGGTGGCCCGGCATCGGGTCGGTGGCGGAGTCGGCCCGCGCGAATCTGCCTACGCAGACCTCCAGGTCCTGCCCATGGGGCAGGCGCTGACCCGCTACTACATCAGTCT
Protein-coding regions in this window:
- a CDS encoding homoserine dehydrogenase, with translation MSAIDEGKPLRVALLGCGVVGTSVARLLTLGRDDFTARIGRPLEIVGIAVRRLGRDRSETGVAEELFTTDAEELVTRADIVVEVIGGIEPARSLILRAFEHGASVVTANKALLAEDGPTLYAAAEKHGVDLYYEASVAGAIPLLRPLRESLAGDDVTRILGIVNGTTNYVLDKMDSTGQGFDEAVQQAQALGYAEADPTADVEGFDAAAKAAILASLAFHSRVTAADVHREGISEVTAADVRAAADMDCVVKLLAICERVPGADGLPGISVRVHPAMIPRTHPLAGVREAFNAVFVEARAAGSLMFYGPGAGGDPTASAVLGDIVAVARHRVGGGVGPRESAYADLQVLPMGQALTRYYISLQVHDRPGVLAQVATAFAAHEVSIQQVRQQVSQRQDEQSQGGAELVIVTHTASDEALAATVNEISAMDIVRGVTSVMRVEGE